One Chanodichthys erythropterus isolate Z2021 chromosome 10, ASM2448905v1, whole genome shotgun sequence DNA segment encodes these proteins:
- the LOC137028126 gene encoding granzyme-like protein 1, producing the protein MVNTIINTEENFSTIEKPSQNRIMIFSVLLLVTLLPYPTLPSSVNVGIVNGAEARPHSRPYMVSIQRNNEHICGGFLVSEQFVMTAAHCFTEGEKLTVVVGAHDHNHGSSRMAVNFYLIHPAFESESLLNVIMLLQLHVKVKKSKKVNWISIPKKDKDIKANAKCSVAGWGRKNTNGTASAKLMEVDVTIIDKKACQKYWRETFSTSRMVCAGGRGGFCQGDSGGPLVCNKVAVGVGGGNLITCGQTICEKHSTARLTWVDKWGDDIIVSENICIAPSTR; encoded by the exons ATGGTAAATACCATCATCAACACTGAGGAGAACTTCAGCACTATAGAGAAACCTTCTCAGAACAGGATCATGATCTTCTCTGTGCTTTTGCTAGTCACGCTGCTACCATATCCAACCCTTCCAT CATCTGTGAATGTGGGTATAGTGAACGGCGCAGAAGCCAGGCCTCATTCAAGACCCTACATGGTTTCGATACAGAGAAATAATGAACACATATGCGGTGGCTTCCTTGTGTCTGAACAGTTTGTCATGACGGCTGCACACTGCTTTACAGA AGGAGAGAAGCTAACAGTTGTGGTTGGAGCTCATGATCACAATCATGGTTCTAGTCGTATGGCTGTCAATTTCTACCTCATCCACCCTGCATTTGAGTCTGAAAGTCTGCTAAATGTCATCATGCTACTTCAG CTACATGTAAAGGTCAAAAAGAGCAAAAAAGTCAACTGGATCTCCATACCAAAGAAAGATAAGGACATCAAGGCCAATGCCAAATGCAGTGTTGCAGGATGGGGAAGAAAAAACACCAATGGTACAGCGAGTGCTAAACTTATGGAGGTGGATGTCACAATCATTGATAAAAAAGCATGTCAGAAGTACTGGAGGGAAACATTCTCCACCTCAAGGATGGTGTGTGCAGGTGGTCGTGGAGGATTCTGTCAA GGTGATTCTGGAGGACCTTTGGTGTGCAACAAAGTTGCCGTTGGTGTGGGGGGGGGCAATCTCATCACATGTGGTCAGACAATCTGTGAGAAACActctacag
- the LOC137029141 gene encoding mast cell protease 1A-like: MTIIISLLLLASLLPHLTFTAHVNVGIVNGTEAKPHSRPYMVSLQKNRNHICGGFLISDEFVLTAAHCWNGKEVLTVVVGAHDLSKSSDRIDVLSYELHPENLFNPYRNDIMLLKLQEKVELNNVKSISLPKKGEDVGTDTVCSVAGWGSQTINGPPSNRLMEANVYIMNNRECSNKWGNNYYKESQMMCTYGHGGFCNYDSGGPLVCGNTAVGVTSFAYEKLCNSPDYPNVYTKISPYLEWIDNIIRNVK, from the exons ATGACCATCATCATCTCTCTGCTCCTGCTGGCCTCTCTGCTGCCACACCTGACCTTCACTG ctcaTGTGAATGTTGGTATAGTGAACGGCACAGAAGCCAAACCTCACTCCAGACCTTACATGGTTTCTCTTCAGAAGAACAGGAATCATATCTGTGGTGGATTCCTCATTTCTGATGAGTTTGTCTTGACTGCCGCACATTGCTGGAATGG AAAAGAGGTTCTGACGGTTGTGGTTGGTGCTCATGACTTAAGCAAGAGTTCAGATCGCATCGATGTGCTGTCCTACGAACTGCATCCAGAAAATTTATTCAATCCTTATCGGAATGACATCATGCTTTTGAAG CTACAGGAAAAAGTCGAACTAAACAATGTTAAATCGATATCCTTGCCAAAGAAAGGAGAAGACGTGGGAACAGATACTGTCTGTAGTGTTGCCGGCTGGGGATCACAGACGATTAATGGCCCACCTAGTAATCGTCTAATGGAGGCAAATGTGTATATAATGAACAACAGAGAATGTAGCAATAAATGGGGAAATAACTACTACAAAGAATCACAGATGATGTGCACATATGGCCATGGTGGATTCTGCAAT TACGATTCAGGAGGTCCTTTGGTTTGTGGAAACACTGCAGTTGGTGTCACATCATTTGCATATGAAAAGCTCTGCAATTCACCTGACTATCCTAATGTGTATACTAAGATTTCACCATATCTTGAATGGATCGACaacataattagaaatgtgaaGTGA